The Accipiter gentilis chromosome 14, bAccGen1.1, whole genome shotgun sequence genome contains a region encoding:
- the GDF5 gene encoding growth/differentiation factor 5, with product MKILHFLTLLLWHLTWLSLDLVPGALSNSEAGQSNPGSKLGFSKAEGKERNPSARAGTLRTASHGYSTGTSKARTKSSAVQAGALLAKNDESKKVLSRTAAMEGKVGHLPSRPSGVRTVTPKVQNLSSKVALKKTGTSSTDTDSFKTKKTKEPVTQRDTKETFRHPPITPHEYMLSLYRTLSDAERKGVNGSVKLEAGLANTITSFIDKGQDDRAPTIRKQKYIFDISALEKDGLLGAELRILRKKPSDTWKSHSSGKNSQVKLFSCSTNRQAATLLDSRTVSITDTPKWEVFDIWKLFRNFKNLVNLCFELETFDRGRAVDLRSVGFNRTGRQVNEKALFLVFGRTKKRDLFFNEIKARSGQDDKTVYEYLFNQRRKRRAPLATRQGKRPTKNLKARCSRKALHVNFKDMGWDDWIIAPLEYEAYHCEGLCEFPLRSHLEPTNHAVIQTLMNSMDPESTPPTCCVPTRLSPISILFIDSANNVVYKQYEDMVVESCGCR from the exons ATGAAAATCCTGCATTTTCTCACTTTACTGCTTTGGCATTTGACTTGGCTGTCTCTGGATCTAGTTCCTGGAGCGCTGAGTAATTCTGAGGCAGGCCAGAGTAATCCAGGATCTAAACTaggtttttcaaaagcagaaggaaaagagaggaatcCCTCAGCACGGGCAGGTACACTGAGGACTGCAAGCCATGGATATAGTACTGGGACCTCAAAGGCTAGGACTAAAAGCAGTGCTGTTCAGGCTGGAGCTCTGCTGGCCAAGAACGATGAATCAAAGAAGGTTCTCTCAAGAACAGCAGCCATGGAGGGCAAGGTAGGACATCTCCCCAGCAGACCTTCTGGAGTAAGGACAGTGACTCCAAAGGTTCAAAATCTTAGCAGCAAGGTGGCTTTGAAAAAAACTGGCACAAGCAGTACTGACACTGattctttcaaaaccaaaaagactAAAGAGCCTGTAACCCAGAGGGATACTAAGGAAACTTTCAGACATCCCCCTATAACGCCACATGAATACATGCTGTCTTTGTACAGGACTCTCtcagatgcagaaagaaaaggtgttAATGGAAGTGTAAAACTGGAGGCTGGACTTGCCAATACAATAACCAGCTTTATAGACAAAGGACAAG ACGACCGAGCGCCAActataagaaaacagaaatacatttttgacaTCAGTGCGTTAGAAAAAGATGgtttgctgggagcagagcttCGAATATTGAGGAAGAAGCCTTCTGATACGTGGAAGTCTCATTCTTCTGGAAAAAATTCCCAAGTGAAATTATTTAGTTGCTCTACAAACAGACAAGCAGCAACACTCCTGGACTCTCGTACTGTCAGTATCACAGATACACCAAAGTGGGAAGTGTTTGACATCTGGAAACTTTTCAGGAACTTTAAAAACTTGGTTAACTTGTGTTTTGAACTGGAAACTTTTGACAGGGGGAGAGCTGTTGATCTCAGGAGTGTGggatttaatagaacaggaagacAGGTCAATGAAAAGGCTCTCTTCTTGGTATTTGGGAGGACGAAAAAAAGAGACTTATTTTTCAATGAAATCAAAGCTAGATCCGGACAAGACGACAAAACTGTTTATGAGTACTTATTCAATCAGAGGCGGAAGAGGAGAGCTCCTTTAGCAACACGGCAAGGGAAGAGGCCCACTAAGAATCTGAAGGCAAGGTGTAGCAGAAAAGCCCTCCACGTGAATTTTAAGGATATGGGCTGGGATGACTGGATAATAGCCCCTCTAGAGTATGAAGCATATCACTGTGAAGGGCTTTGTGAATTCCCCCTTCGATCCCATCTGGAGCCCACCAATCACGCAGTTATCCAAACATTAATGAACTCAATGGACCCAGAATCAACACCCCCAACTTGCTGTGTCCCAACCAGGCTGAGTCCTATTAGCATTCTTTTC